The proteins below are encoded in one region of Aequorivita iocasae:
- a CDS encoding alpha/beta hydrolase family protein: protein MKQFILLILFLTNIVFALPTSFAQSSRKILPSHSGKYSVGVQHFELQDPLRQDLLDSSKRHRIPISIYYPTAENLKNKKAYIAHPELLKQMIAQAYNHQDSTSLLAMAAYTSQTIPNAAIAKTSKYPLLLFSHGLGVSQNNYLLFFEEWASKGYIVIAIEHPYGGFTIFEDGQLSSSRQDPQLASQDKGTLLKILKQWAMDISLVLDMVTTNTSKPGKAFAAYIRTQYIAAIGHSLGGNAAVLASLKDTRIKAAINMDGGTFDDKTNFTYKAPILTLRSQPVYTDEELISRGRNRTDWNRMGQEIDEAFAAEMSHATLGYELKIAGAAHMTFSDAPFVLPDMITRFGGKIIEAERGFRLINEVIHIFLENVWSQQNISFTQLVSAYSEVSLKIYRNR from the coding sequence ATGAAACAGTTTATATTATTAATATTATTCCTTACAAACATTGTTTTTGCACTGCCCACAAGTTTCGCTCAATCTTCCAGAAAGATCCTGCCTTCCCATTCGGGAAAATATTCAGTGGGAGTACAACATTTTGAACTACAAGATCCCCTTCGCCAAGATTTGCTGGATTCAAGTAAAAGGCATCGTATCCCCATTAGTATATATTATCCCACTGCGGAAAACCTAAAAAACAAAAAAGCCTATATTGCTCATCCCGAATTGCTAAAACAGATGATTGCACAGGCCTATAACCACCAAGATAGTACCTCATTGTTAGCTATGGCCGCATATACTTCTCAAACCATTCCAAATGCGGCAATTGCAAAAACCTCAAAATATCCCCTGCTTTTGTTTTCCCACGGACTCGGAGTTTCCCAAAATAATTACCTTCTTTTTTTTGAGGAATGGGCAAGCAAAGGATATATCGTAATTGCTATCGAACACCCTTATGGCGGATTTACCATTTTTGAGGATGGACAACTATCAAGTTCACGTCAAGATCCGCAATTGGCCAGTCAGGATAAGGGTACATTGCTGAAAATTTTAAAACAATGGGCTATGGACATTTCCCTAGTCTTGGATATGGTCACCACAAATACCTCAAAACCTGGAAAAGCTTTTGCTGCCTACATCCGTACCCAATACATTGCCGCCATCGGTCATTCGTTGGGTGGAAATGCGGCAGTTTTGGCCTCCCTAAAGGATACCCGCATCAAAGCCGCTATCAATATGGATGGTGGCACTTTTGATGACAAGACAAACTTCACTTACAAAGCTCCAATTCTTACCTTGAGAAGCCAGCCTGTATATACTGATGAAGAATTAATAAGTAGAGGGAGAAATAGAACTGATTGGAACAGGATGGGACAAGAGATAGACGAAGCTTTTGCCGCGGAAATGTCGCACGCAACCCTCGGTTACGAACTCAAAATTGCCGGCGCTGCTCATATGACATTTTCAGACGCACCCTTTGTTTTGCCCGATATGATAACCCGCTTCGGAGGAAAGATTATTGAGGCCGAACGCGGATTTCGACTTATAAATGAAGTAATCCATATTTTTTTGGAAAATGTGTGGTCCCAACAAAATATTTCCTTCACCCAATTAGTTTCGGCATATTCCGAGGTTTCACTCAAAATATACCGAAATCGGTAA
- a CDS encoding aminopeptidase P family protein has protein sequence MNLKYIIVFSYLLWGNFALSQDHLPTDYLSAQFHRERREAFKKLLPSNSIAIFFSNPVQNRSNDVDYIFHQDPNLYYFTGYKEPNGVLILFSEPQYVGHQEVDEVLFVQDRDPKMEQWTGYRLGAADAKKKLGFQEVFTNKDFLMDKIDYSKYNKILLSKPKGAYTDNVNDSADSYDLFEYLLAKVNSLNSIRKTDSNPDLNQPQNSNSRMDTNVIWEIVAGLREIKTEDEMQLMRKAIKIAAVAQCEVMKAMHPNMSETEIQGIHEYIYKKYGSEAVGYPSIVGAGANGCVLHYIENNKTRVGNDLVLMDIGAEYHGYSADVTRTIPANGRFTEAQRTIYNLVLKAQNAAITDAVVGNDFSNLENASRSIINKGLMELGIIRSEEEGRKYYPHSVGHYLGLDVHDVSLKGKFKPNMVITVEPGIYIPEGSDCDPKWHGIAVRIEDDIHITEKGPINLSVDAPRTVEEIEELMKQSSVLNQLILPNLNTN, from the coding sequence ATGAACCTAAAATACATTATTGTCTTCAGTTATTTGCTGTGGGGAAATTTCGCTCTTTCTCAAGACCACTTGCCCACCGATTATCTTTCGGCGCAATTTCATAGAGAGAGGCGCGAGGCTTTTAAAAAATTGCTGCCATCCAACAGCATAGCTATTTTCTTTTCCAACCCCGTTCAAAACCGATCAAATGATGTGGATTATATATTTCATCAAGACCCGAATCTTTACTATTTCACCGGCTATAAAGAACCCAATGGTGTATTGATTCTGTTTTCGGAACCTCAGTACGTTGGTCATCAAGAAGTTGATGAAGTGCTATTCGTACAGGATCGCGATCCAAAAATGGAGCAATGGACTGGATATAGACTGGGGGCAGCAGACGCAAAGAAAAAATTAGGATTTCAGGAAGTTTTTACCAATAAGGACTTTTTGATGGATAAAATTGATTATTCAAAATATAACAAAATCTTGCTCTCAAAACCCAAAGGAGCCTATACCGATAATGTGAATGATAGTGCCGATTCCTATGATTTGTTTGAATATTTGCTAGCCAAGGTGAATTCGCTTAACAGTATCCGTAAAACTGATTCCAATCCAGATCTGAACCAACCACAGAACTCGAATTCCAGAATGGACACAAACGTGATTTGGGAAATTGTTGCCGGTCTTAGGGAAATTAAAACGGAAGACGAAATGCAACTTATGCGAAAAGCCATTAAAATTGCCGCCGTAGCTCAATGCGAGGTGATGAAAGCCATGCACCCCAATATGTCGGAAACTGAAATTCAGGGCATACACGAATACATCTACAAAAAATATGGCAGTGAAGCTGTCGGATATCCCAGCATTGTGGGCGCGGGCGCCAACGGCTGCGTACTCCATTATATCGAGAACAATAAGACCCGCGTTGGAAATGATTTGGTGCTAATGGACATAGGCGCAGAATACCACGGATATTCGGCCGATGTGACCCGCACAATTCCGGCAAACGGCAGGTTTACCGAGGCCCAGCGTACCATTTATAATCTGGTCTTAAAGGCACAAAATGCCGCCATTACGGACGCGGTGGTAGGAAACGATTTTTCAAACTTGGAGAATGCCAGCCGTTCTATAATAAACAAAGGCCTCATGGAGCTCGGTATTATTAGATCGGAGGAAGAAGGTCGAAAATATTACCCCCATTCCGTCGGGCATTATCTGGGGCTGGATGTACATGATGTTTCCCTAAAGGGAAAATTTAAACCCAATATGGTCATTACAGTAGAACCCGGCATTTATATTCCAGAAGGAAGCGATTGCGATCCAAAATGGCACGGAATAGCCGTGCGTATCGAAGATGACATACACATAACCGAAAAGGGGCCTATAAACCTTTCCGTTGATGCGCCCAGAACGGTGGAGGAAATTGAGGAGTTAATGAAACAGTCCAGTGTCTTGAACCAATTAATACTTCCAAATTTGAACACAAATTGA
- a CDS encoding tetratricopeptide repeat protein produces MALNNIGANYYALLNYGEALHYYLDAYQIDIRYLDEEREMIVLNNIAILYMSDKEYNKAAEYGPRALRLATNMGNAKRSALYAVNLGLIYNKLGELEKASHYFEILEGVAITDSHITFINKVGKTENAYLSGEYNKASELARTLLSEAEERKEFDLVNHLYLLLSQIDQHQQRYSEALDFGRKALDSSPDLESKIAAMEQMANIHFIQKNYKDALVMKESILKYRDSLHQIKNGKYFESHKLSFEIKKSQQDVANSMLQLQQERKFHYSLLSALGALFLVVLLGFRNIHLKNRQKKVIAERERAQALLALKEKEGERLILEKQMLEKTTQQQLEHSRLKHEIEIKKPQAIHQGTLCDRAQ; encoded by the coding sequence TTGGCGCTCAATAATATTGGCGCTAACTATTATGCGCTATTGAACTACGGAGAGGCGCTGCATTATTACCTTGACGCCTATCAAATTGACATACGTTATTTGGATGAGGAGCGTGAAATGATAGTTTTAAATAATATTGCAATACTTTATATGAGCGATAAGGAGTACAATAAGGCTGCCGAATATGGCCCACGCGCCTTAAGGTTGGCTACAAATATGGGGAATGCAAAACGCAGCGCACTATATGCAGTAAATTTGGGACTCATTTACAATAAACTGGGCGAATTGGAAAAGGCTTCCCACTATTTTGAGATTCTTGAGGGTGTGGCCATAACGGATTCCCATATTACATTTATCAATAAGGTTGGGAAAACGGAAAACGCTTATCTGTCTGGTGAGTATAATAAAGCAAGTGAATTGGCACGGACATTGCTAAGCGAAGCCGAAGAAAGAAAAGAATTTGATTTAGTTAACCATCTTTATTTATTGCTTTCCCAGATCGATCAACACCAGCAACGCTATTCAGAGGCTTTGGATTTCGGAAGAAAAGCCTTGGATTCCTCACCCGATTTGGAATCAAAAATTGCGGCGATGGAGCAAATGGCCAATATTCATTTTATACAGAAAAATTATAAAGATGCGCTGGTAATGAAAGAATCCATTTTAAAATATAGGGATTCCCTTCACCAAATAAAAAACGGAAAATACTTTGAAAGCCACAAGCTGAGCTTTGAAATAAAAAAGTCTCAACAAGATGTTGCCAACAGTATGCTACAACTTCAACAGGAACGAAAATTCCATTATAGCCTATTGAGTGCGTTGGGTGCTCTTTTTTTGGTTGTTCTATTGGGGTTTAGAAATATCCACTTAAAAAACAGACAAAAAAAAGTGATAGCAGAACGGGAACGGGCACAAGCCTTACTGGCCCTTAAGGAAAAGGAGGGTGAAAGATTAATCCTGGAAAAACAAATGTTGGAAAAGACCACACAACAACAATTGGAACACTCCAGATTAAAACACGAAATAGAAATTAAAAAACCGCAAGCTATCCACCAGGGCACTCTATGTGACAGAGCGCAATGA
- a CDS encoding helix-turn-helix transcriptional regulator codes for MTERNEILQNILKKIATETFATKNPKVKQGLKKLNDLIKGDESWKDFTQHFEAVNHGFLEKLKNKHPTLNSNDLRFISYLYMNLSQKEIAAILNISPDACRKRKERIAKKIGLAERTEIHDYLYSI; via the coding sequence GTGACAGAGCGCAATGAAATACTTCAAAATATTTTAAAAAAAATAGCTACTGAAACATTTGCCACAAAAAACCCGAAAGTAAAACAGGGATTGAAAAAGTTAAACGATTTAATAAAAGGCGATGAAAGTTGGAAAGATTTTACACAACATTTTGAAGCTGTAAACCACGGATTTTTGGAAAAATTAAAAAACAAGCATCCTACGCTCAACAGTAATGATCTTCGATTTATATCTTATTTGTATATGAATTTAAGCCAAAAGGAAATTGCAGCCATTCTCAATATCTCACCTGATGCCTGCCGTAAAAGAAAGGAACGTATAGCAAAGAAGATTGGACTTGCGGAAAGAACAGAAATTCACGATTATCTCTACAGCATATAG
- a CDS encoding T9SS type A sorting domain-containing protein, whose product MRKIISLLLLTLLSFKSNGQIQFQGAKEYGRLYNITFDPTTENTLYALSIGNHLMVSHDKGQEWQVLYSFPNSIVMLKDLKYRTDHSLTFIVDGTADEDGVYYYNLSTESIEQQFIAPIPSNSYRDWISSYSIYEGDSNIALVHQSFMDQSFNAFSKVYYTIDGGSTWQEIYYNVNYDGVHPNNVAIAPNNPNKLYVARGAGPNSTQGGLLISDDSGNNWREKMADITFNPITFHPVNADIMWMGTAIGDESQNEALYKSLDGGENWEEVNINWTAASLDCINFITYNPNNHDNIIVLEENEISISEDAGNTWTNYVYPENEPETYTFGFNASFNPFSSNEVFITADWYPMFSFDGGANLDIFPVPFHKNSMVGLAPGLESHLYYSLQDGIVHRDFTANQTESHYISPIDIFSLSNPTRYFVDPITFGRIYSFSDTFSGAFLEVSNNHGASRELLYQTFFDDVRALSPNPNSQDVVWVSMRDAGLFSFDFSNLNQIIETPIQTPGNGIVYEIYFSPFQNNEVWISINNSLYRSLDGGSVWEVRDNSLTLGTDEIVYDITQNPNNTDEYIAASSNGIYKTINGGDVWEKVYTASNIQKVAYSPISTGQLVASIYSSDVTVAQIIYSVDNGEEWQAVPLENIVHSLSFSMDYFFDQDAVDVYLATNDLGVIKLNVALDQLDSPEYTTSNEIIIYPNPTNDEINVQAGDHTIKELVLYNNLGGEVNRYSVIKRISLSNLQKGIYYLKITTEKGIYIKRVIKD is encoded by the coding sequence ATGAGAAAAATTATTTCACTATTACTGCTCACCTTATTATCATTCAAAAGTAATGGACAAATACAATTCCAAGGAGCAAAGGAATACGGAAGGTTATACAATATAACATTCGATCCCACAACTGAAAATACTTTATATGCCTTGAGTATAGGCAACCATTTAATGGTATCACATGATAAAGGCCAAGAGTGGCAAGTGCTTTACTCTTTTCCCAATAGTATCGTGATGCTAAAGGACTTGAAATACAGGACAGACCATAGTCTAACTTTTATTGTTGATGGCACTGCAGATGAAGATGGTGTATATTATTACAACCTTAGTACTGAAAGTATTGAGCAGCAATTTATAGCCCCCATCCCTTCAAATTCGTACCGAGACTGGATAAGCAGTTATAGTATTTATGAAGGTGACTCGAATATCGCTTTGGTGCATCAATCATTTATGGATCAATCCTTTAATGCTTTTTCCAAAGTATATTACACTATCGATGGCGGCAGCACCTGGCAGGAAATTTATTACAATGTCAATTATGATGGGGTACATCCAAATAACGTAGCAATCGCTCCTAATAATCCTAATAAACTCTATGTGGCTCGAGGGGCTGGCCCCAACAGCACCCAAGGAGGTTTACTAATTTCGGATGATTCTGGAAATAATTGGAGAGAAAAGATGGCTGACATAACCTTTAACCCAATCACATTTCACCCTGTCAATGCTGATATTATGTGGATGGGAACCGCCATAGGTGATGAAAGTCAAAACGAAGCTCTGTATAAAAGTTTGGATGGCGGAGAAAATTGGGAGGAAGTAAATATAAATTGGACCGCTGCCTCTCTAGATTGTATTAATTTTATTACCTATAATCCAAATAACCACGACAATATAATAGTCTTGGAGGAAAATGAAATATCAATCTCTGAAGATGCCGGGAACACGTGGACCAATTATGTTTATCCCGAAAATGAACCCGAAACCTATACCTTTGGATTCAATGCCTCTTTTAATCCATTTTCTTCAAATGAAGTATTCATCACAGCAGATTGGTATCCCATGTTTTCCTTTGATGGGGGAGCAAACTTGGATATTTTTCCTGTACCATTCCATAAGAATTCTATGGTAGGATTAGCACCTGGCCTAGAATCCCACTTGTATTATAGTTTACAGGATGGCATAGTCCACAGGGATTTTACTGCCAACCAAACCGAAAGCCATTATATTTCTCCAATAGATATATTTTCACTTTCTAATCCTACGAGGTATTTTGTGGACCCTATTACGTTTGGTCGTATTTATTCATTTTCAGATACTTTTTCAGGAGCTTTCCTTGAGGTAAGTAATAACCACGGTGCCTCCCGCGAGCTGCTATATCAAACTTTTTTTGACGACGTTAGGGCACTGAGTCCAAATCCAAACAGCCAAGATGTAGTATGGGTTTCCATGCGTGATGCCGGGTTATTCTCTTTCGATTTTTCAAACTTAAATCAAATAATCGAAACGCCTATCCAAACCCCTGGGAATGGAATTGTATATGAAATCTATTTTAGCCCCTTCCAAAATAATGAGGTATGGATATCGATTAATAATAGCCTCTATAGAAGTCTAGACGGAGGTTCGGTTTGGGAAGTACGGGATAATAGCTTAACCTTGGGTACAGATGAAATTGTTTATGATATTACCCAAAATCCAAACAATACGGATGAATATATTGCAGCTAGTAGCAATGGTATTTACAAAACCATAAATGGGGGAGATGTTTGGGAGAAGGTATATACTGCATCAAATATACAAAAGGTTGCTTATTCGCCAATATCTACTGGACAATTGGTTGCATCAATTTATTCCAGTGATGTTACGGTGGCTCAAATTATATATTCGGTTGATAACGGAGAGGAGTGGCAGGCCGTTCCTTTGGAAAATATAGTTCATTCCCTATCTTTCTCAATGGACTACTTTTTCGATCAGGATGCTGTGGATGTATATCTAGCGACCAATGACCTTGGGGTGATAAAATTAAATGTAGCATTGGACCAATTGGATAGCCCTGAATATACAACTTCAAACGAAATTATTATTTATCCAAATCCTACAAATGATGAGATAAATGTGCAAGCAGGCGACCATACGATTAAAGAACTTGTATTATATAACAATTTGGGTGGTGAGGTAAATAGGTATTCAGTTATAAAGAGAATTTCTTTATCCAATCTACAAAAGGGCATTTACTATTTAAAAATCACCACAGAAAAGGGGATTTATATTAAGCGGGTCATCAAGGATTAA
- a CDS encoding Abi family protein: MKYEKPPKTVEEHIEVLIHRGLNITDFERAKQYLRNIGYYRLSGYMYHLQEKDGSHEFKDKVSFNDIILHYQFDKKLRALTIEYLERIEVALRARLTDYFAVNYGFFWFSQNDLYDDKGIYTLINAEIAERFENPQELFLKSFKEKYTSESIPPSNMALEVLSLGKLARLYKGLSNDAEKIAIANDFGLPSTVLSSWLVYLNNVRNICAHHGRLWNRGITADRPTIPSRKKYSFHGNLPNDFNRSFYGVTAMLDRLLYNINPSNKFLEKLVCLIDEYPLIKTRFMGFPDNWREEPAWKTKE; the protein is encoded by the coding sequence ATGAAATATGAAAAACCGCCCAAAACGGTCGAAGAACATATTGAAGTTTTAATCCATCGAGGTCTGAATATTACTGATTTTGAACGCGCCAAACAATATCTTAGAAACATAGGTTATTATCGATTATCCGGATATATGTATCATTTGCAGGAAAAAGATGGTTCACACGAATTTAAAGATAAAGTATCTTTCAATGATATTATTCTTCACTATCAGTTCGATAAAAAGCTTAGAGCCCTAACTATTGAATATCTTGAGCGTATAGAAGTAGCATTGCGCGCACGGCTAACCGATTATTTTGCCGTTAATTATGGCTTCTTTTGGTTCAGTCAGAATGATTTATATGATGACAAAGGTATTTACACCCTAATAAATGCTGAAATTGCAGAGAGATTTGAAAATCCGCAAGAACTATTTTTAAAATCGTTTAAAGAAAAATACACCTCAGAAAGTATTCCTCCCTCGAACATGGCTTTGGAAGTTTTAAGTTTGGGCAAACTAGCACGGTTATACAAGGGATTAAGTAATGATGCCGAAAAAATCGCAATTGCAAATGATTTTGGCCTTCCAAGTACCGTTTTATCAAGCTGGCTTGTTTATTTAAATAATGTAAGAAATATTTGTGCGCATCATGGCCGCTTGTGGAACAGGGGGATTACCGCAGATAGACCAACCATTCCTTCCAGAAAAAAGTATAGTTTTCATGGTAATTTACCAAATGATTTTAATAGAAGTTTCTACGGTGTTACTGCTATGTTAGATAGATTACTATATAATATAAATCCAAGCAACAAATTCTTGGAAAAATTGGTCTGCTTAATTGATGAATATCCTTTGATAAAGACACGTTTTATGGGATTTCCAGATAACTGGCGAGAAGAGCCTGCATGGAAAACAAAGGAATAA
- a CDS encoding TrkA C-terminal domain-containing protein, producing MISVVSLLIVLALSMLVIRIGAVAFLMTGLSEEVAQFQALSAFSGAGFTTGEAENIVKHPARRRIASLLIRLGSVGVVSSIATLLLSFVGAGQATPERLLVLVLGIFVLLGPARSRIFNRMLTPLIERLLARYTTLDLRDYAALLHLREDYRIVEIEIGEYTWLANHTIGELNLGDEGILVLGVKRTDEDYIGAPPNQLCLRPGDLLVLYGRKHRLNELSTRALSNQAAHREAKAEHKRDLDEQRKQLERMNTA from the coding sequence ATGATTTCAGTCGTTTCTCTTCTCATTGTATTAGCACTTTCTATGCTGGTAATCCGGATAGGCGCCGTTGCTTTTTTGATGACAGGTCTATCGGAGGAAGTAGCACAATTCCAAGCGCTCTCAGCTTTCTCAGGTGCAGGATTCACAACCGGCGAAGCAGAGAATATCGTGAAACATCCAGCACGGCGTCGGATTGCTTCCTTGCTCATTCGGCTCGGCTCCGTCGGTGTAGTGTCTTCCATTGCAACGCTGCTGCTCTCGTTCGTTGGAGCCGGACAGGCGACACCCGAGCGTTTGCTGGTACTGGTGCTAGGAATATTCGTGCTCTTAGGACCGGCTCGAAGTCGGATCTTTAACCGAATGCTTACGCCTCTTATTGAGCGGTTACTGGCCCGCTACACCACGCTTGATTTGAGAGATTATGCTGCATTGCTGCACCTTCGAGAGGATTATCGCATCGTTGAGATTGAAATTGGAGAGTATACGTGGTTAGCGAACCACACGATTGGGGAACTTAACCTGGGAGACGAGGGTATTCTTGTACTCGGAGTGAAGCGCACTGACGAAGATTACATTGGGGCTCCTCCAAATCAACTTTGCCTTCGGCCCGGAGATCTGCTTGTCCTGTATGGTCGAAAGCATCGCCTGAATGAACTTTCTACCCGGGCGTTAAGCAATCAGGCGGCCCATCGCGAAGCAAAAGCCGAGCATAAGCGTGATCTTGATGAACAGCGGAAGCAACTTGAACGAATGAATACGGCCTAA
- a CDS encoding type II toxin-antitoxin system ParD family antitoxin, which produces MNKNTSISLGNYFDQFVQNRISEGRFKNVSEVIRAGLRLLEEEESKVIALKKAIQEGIDSGIAHDFDPKKHLESLKAKKHSNG; this is translated from the coding sequence ATGAACAAAAACACATCAATATCACTAGGAAATTATTTTGACCAATTCGTTCAAAACCGAATAAGCGAAGGAAGATTTAAAAACGTTAGCGAAGTTATTCGTGCTGGATTAAGACTTTTGGAAGAAGAAGAAAGTAAAGTGATTGCTTTGAAAAAAGCAATTCAAGAAGGAATTGACAGTGGAATAGCTCACGACTTTGACCCAAAAAAGCACCTTGAATCGCTAAAAGCGAAAAAACACTCAAATGGCTAA
- a CDS encoding type II toxin-antitoxin system RelE/ParE family toxin, with protein sequence MAKYKLTNKAVEDLSKIWDYTFEVCSEQQADKYYDGLISACKEIAENPELGKNYNGISKQLFGMKANRHIIFYRTLNENYVEITRILHERMDLKTRIAE encoded by the coding sequence ATGGCTAAATATAAATTAACCAATAAAGCTGTTGAGGATTTATCAAAAATTTGGGATTACACTTTTGAGGTTTGTTCTGAACAGCAAGCGGACAAATATTACGACGGACTAATATCCGCTTGTAAAGAAATCGCTGAAAATCCAGAATTAGGAAAAAATTACAATGGAATTTCAAAACAACTTTTCGGAATGAAAGCAAATCGACATATAATTTTCTACAGAACTCTGAATGAAAACTATGTTGAGATAACGAGAATATTACACGAAAGAATGGACTTAAAGACAAGAATAGCAGAATAA
- a CDS encoding IS110 family RNA-guided transposase, whose translation MKLEPTAQPKLYIGIDIHKRSWKVHCATDLFGGKSFAMPPKPEVLYEYVAKHFPDHQVTTAYEAGCCGYYAHRSFKTYGWNSLVVNPADIHRKGKERFTKTDRIDAQLISRELKDGRFEGIHVPDVEREQLRSLFRRRNDLVKDYRRIKSLIKMQLLYFGIAIPEEFDNDHWSHKFRNWVDEVAFAYPSARETLDSRMRSFRFIDQELRDVSTKMRAYCRKHYKKDYYLLKSVPGIGGIVACGILCELGDLRRFNSIKHLAGYVGLAPGIHQSGDNQKSTGITMRAHRLMRSYFIEASWQAIRTDPIMQTYYRRHLGKNVKSIIIKVARKLLSRTLAVIKTETPYEIGVIE comes from the coding sequence ATGAAATTAGAACCCACTGCCCAACCAAAGTTATACATTGGCATCGACATTCACAAGCGGAGCTGGAAAGTTCATTGTGCCACCGACCTGTTTGGCGGCAAGTCATTTGCTATGCCCCCAAAACCTGAAGTATTATACGAGTATGTAGCCAAGCATTTTCCCGACCATCAGGTTACCACCGCTTATGAAGCTGGCTGTTGCGGGTATTACGCCCACCGCAGTTTTAAAACCTATGGCTGGAATTCCCTAGTGGTCAATCCTGCCGATATCCACCGCAAGGGAAAGGAACGTTTTACCAAGACAGATAGAATAGATGCCCAACTGATAAGCAGGGAGCTAAAGGATGGCAGGTTTGAAGGCATCCACGTTCCCGATGTGGAGCGGGAGCAGCTGCGCAGTCTCTTCAGAAGAAGAAACGATCTTGTCAAGGACTATAGGCGCATCAAGAGCCTTATAAAAATGCAGTTGCTGTATTTTGGCATTGCTATTCCCGAGGAGTTTGACAATGACCACTGGAGTCACAAGTTCCGCAATTGGGTGGACGAAGTGGCCTTTGCATATCCATCGGCACGTGAGACACTGGACAGCAGGATGCGCAGCTTCAGGTTCATAGACCAGGAGCTGCGAGATGTCTCCACAAAGATGCGTGCCTATTGCCGCAAGCATTACAAGAAAGATTATTATTTACTGAAAAGTGTTCCGGGCATAGGTGGTATAGTAGCCTGCGGCATCCTCTGCGAGCTTGGAGATCTCAGGCGTTTTAACAGCATAAAACATCTGGCCGGCTATGTCGGGCTGGCACCGGGAATCCACCAGAGTGGCGACAACCAAAAGAGCACGGGAATAACCATGCGGGCACATAGATTGATGCGCAGTTATTTTATAGAAGCCTCCTGGCAGGCCATCAGGACAGACCCGATAATGCAGACCTATTATCGCAGGCATTTGGGAAAAAACGTCAAATCAATAATAATCAAGGTCGCCCGTAAATTATTGAGCAGAACTTTAGCAGTCATAAAAACAGAAACTCCTTATGAAATAGGGGTCATTGAATAA
- a CDS encoding transposase, with translation MYKNDKVIRRYSEPFKLKILDELTTGKLNKNQLGKLYGINPTTINEWIRKYNRKDLMNTRVKVETKDEITRIKELQKEIAQLKKLLLKKDMDALIEDSYLEVAAEKLGYKSVLELKKKLSIKP, from the coding sequence ATGTACAAAAATGACAAAGTGATCAGACGGTATTCAGAACCATTTAAACTGAAAATTCTGGACGAACTTACCACCGGAAAACTAAACAAGAACCAATTAGGAAAACTCTACGGGATCAACCCCACCACCATCAATGAATGGATCAGGAAGTACAACCGCAAGGACCTAATGAACACCAGAGTAAAAGTGGAGACAAAGGATGAGATAACAAGAATAAAAGAACTGCAGAAAGAGATAGCACAGCTCAAGAAACTTCTTTTGAAAAAGGATATGGATGCCTTGATAGAGGATTCCTATCTAGAAGTGGCAGCCGAGAAACTGGGTTACAAATCGGTACTTGAACTTAAAAAAAAACTAAGTATCAAGCCCTGA